The following proteins are encoded in a genomic region of Burkholderia pyrrocinia:
- a CDS encoding DnaJ family domain-containing protein — protein sequence MRLLDALVEQRIAAAAARGEFDDLPGTGAPQVLDDDLLVPEEVRVANRILKNAGFVPPAVEQLRALRNLHDEVQAVSDRAARCRLQAKILALDMALESLRGGPMVMPRDYCRRIAERLCERGLDDAPAEAGPM from the coding sequence ATGAGATTGCTTGACGCCCTGGTCGAACAGCGTATTGCCGCCGCCGCAGCGCGGGGAGAGTTCGACGATTTGCCGGGTACCGGCGCGCCACAAGTGCTGGACGACGACCTGCTCGTGCCCGAGGAGGTGCGGGTGGCCAACCGTATCCTGAAGAACGCGGGCTTCGTGCCGCCGGCTGTCGAGCAATTGCGCGCGCTGCGCAACCTGCATGACGAAGTGCAGGCGGTCAGCGACCGTGCCGCGCGCTGCCGGCTGCAGGCGAAGATCCTGGCGCTCGACATGGCGCTCGAATCGTTGCGCGGCGGCCCGATGGTGATGCCGCGCGACTACTGCCGGCGCATCGCGGAACGCCTGTGCGAGCGCGGGCTCGACGATGCGCCCGCCGAAGCGGGGCCGATGTGA
- a CDS encoding MFS transporter: MPDSRYRWVIVVAGGLMGCIAVGAMFSLPVFLRSIARDTGWSMTGISGAMTLGFVAMAFASMGWGSLSDRIGTRAVVVTGAVLLSASLALASRAPSLLAFQLTFGLAVGSATAAVFVPMMACVTGWFDTHRSLAVSLVSAGMGMAPMTMSPLAAWLVSAYDWRTSMLLIAALAAVVMIPASLLVRRAPALDGTHAAPLPAGAPAAMSVADALRSPQFMVLLLTNFFCCATHSGPIFHTVSYAVTCGIPLIVAVSIYSVEGLAGMGGRIAFGLLGDRVGAKRMLVAGLLAQALGALGYYFVRTLDGFYAVATLFGFIYAGVMPLYSVLARENFPLRMMGTVIGGCAMAGSLGMAAGPVAGGLIVDTFGSYGWLYIGSFAIGLGAFLIAMMFRPFAKARPETVAA; encoded by the coding sequence ATGCCGGATTCTCGATACCGCTGGGTGATCGTCGTCGCGGGCGGCCTGATGGGCTGCATCGCGGTCGGCGCGATGTTTTCGCTGCCCGTGTTCCTGCGGTCCATTGCGCGCGACACGGGCTGGTCGATGACCGGAATTTCCGGCGCAATGACGCTCGGCTTCGTTGCAATGGCCTTCGCGAGCATGGGGTGGGGCAGCCTGTCGGACCGCATCGGCACGCGCGCGGTCGTCGTGACGGGCGCCGTCCTGCTGTCGGCGAGCCTGGCGCTGGCGAGCCGCGCGCCGTCGCTGCTCGCGTTCCAGCTGACCTTCGGCCTCGCGGTCGGCAGCGCGACGGCCGCGGTATTCGTGCCGATGATGGCGTGCGTGACGGGCTGGTTCGACACGCACCGCAGCCTGGCGGTGTCGCTCGTGTCGGCCGGCATGGGGATGGCGCCGATGACGATGTCGCCGCTGGCCGCGTGGCTCGTGTCGGCATACGACTGGCGCACGTCGATGCTGCTCATCGCCGCGCTGGCGGCCGTCGTGATGATTCCGGCGTCGCTGCTGGTGCGCCGGGCGCCCGCGCTCGACGGCACGCACGCGGCACCTCTGCCGGCCGGCGCGCCCGCGGCGATGTCGGTCGCGGACGCGTTGCGTTCGCCGCAGTTCATGGTGCTGCTGCTGACCAATTTCTTCTGCTGCGCGACCCACTCGGGCCCGATCTTCCATACGGTCAGCTACGCGGTGACATGCGGGATCCCGCTGATCGTCGCGGTGTCGATCTACAGCGTCGAAGGGCTCGCGGGCATGGGCGGCCGGATCGCGTTCGGGCTCCTCGGCGACCGCGTCGGCGCGAAGCGCATGCTGGTGGCCGGGCTGCTCGCACAGGCGCTCGGCGCGCTCGGTTACTACTTCGTGCGCACGCTCGACGGGTTCTACGCGGTCGCGACGCTGTTCGGCTTCATCTATGCGGGCGTGATGCCGCTGTATTCGGTGCTCGCGCGCGAGAATTTCCCGCTGCGGATGATGGGCACCGTGATCGGCGGCTGCGCGATGGCCGGCAGCCTCGGGATGGCCGCGGGGCCCGTCGCCGGCGGCCTGATCGTCGATACGTTCGGCAGCTATGGCTGGCTGTACATCGGTTCGTTCGCGATCGGCCTCGGCGCGTTCCTGATCGCGATGATGTTCCGCCCGTTTGCGAAAGCGCGGCCGGAAACGGTGGCCGCTTGA
- a CDS encoding GntR family transcriptional regulator — protein MTPPNVVPLSAAPLYVQIKDTLRARILDGTHAPHSRMPSEHELCAMFDVSRITVRQALGDLQKEGLLFKLHGKGTFVSKPKAFQNVTSLQGFAEAMSSMGYEIVNQLRSFRTVKADRHLATKLNVPEGAPLVEIHRVRLLNREPVSLEQTWVPEALGKRLAGADLATRDIFLVLENDCGIPLGHADVSIDAILADDEIVDALHVEESSPVLRIERLTHDASGAPIDYEYLYFRGDAFQYRLRIDRQKARKPARNPR, from the coding sequence ATGACCCCACCCAACGTCGTGCCGCTGTCGGCGGCCCCGCTCTACGTGCAGATCAAGGACACGCTGCGCGCGCGCATTCTCGACGGCACCCATGCGCCGCACAGCCGGATGCCTTCCGAGCACGAACTCTGCGCAATGTTCGACGTCAGCCGCATCACGGTGCGCCAGGCGCTCGGCGACCTGCAGAAGGAAGGCCTGCTGTTCAAGCTGCACGGCAAGGGCACGTTCGTGTCGAAGCCGAAGGCGTTCCAGAACGTGACGTCGCTGCAGGGCTTTGCCGAGGCGATGTCGTCGATGGGCTATGAGATCGTCAACCAGCTGCGCAGCTTCCGCACCGTCAAGGCCGATCGTCATCTCGCGACCAAGCTGAACGTGCCGGAAGGCGCGCCGCTCGTCGAGATTCACCGCGTGCGGCTGCTGAACCGCGAGCCGGTGTCGCTCGAACAGACCTGGGTGCCCGAAGCGCTCGGCAAGCGCCTCGCGGGCGCCGATCTCGCGACCCGCGACATCTTCCTGGTCCTGGAAAACGACTGCGGCATCCCGCTCGGTCATGCCGACGTGTCGATCGACGCGATCCTCGCCGACGACGAGATCGTCGACGCGCTGCACGTCGAGGAAAGCAGCCCCGTGCTGCGCATCGAGCGCCTCACGCACGACGCGTCGGGCGCGCCGATCGACTACGAATACCTCTACTTCCGCGGCGACGCCTTCCAGTACCGGTTGCGCATCGACCGGCAGAAGGCGCGCAAACCTGCAAGGAACCCTCGATGA
- a CDS encoding fumarate reductase/succinate dehydrogenase flavoprotein subunit: MNTHVHEYDVVVVGGGTAGPMAAIKAKERDPSLRVLLLEKANVKRSGAISMGMDGLNNAVIPGHATPEQYTREITVANDGIVDQEAVHAYAQHSFATIEQLDRWGVKFEKDGTGDYAVKKVHHMGSYVLPMPEGHDIKKVLYRQLKRARIAITNRIVATRVLTDAQGRASGVLGFDCRTADFHVIRAKAVILCCGAAGRLGLPASGYLMGTYENPTNAGDGYAMAYHAGAALANLECFQINPLIKDYNGPACAYVTGPLGGFTANGKGERFIECDYWSGQMMWEFYQELQSGNGPVFLKLDHLAEETIRTIEQILHTNERPSRGRFHAGRGTDYRNRMVEMHISEIGFCSGHSASGVYVNARAETTVPGLYAAGDMAAVPHNYMLGAFTYGWFAGQNAADYVAGRDHAPVDDEQVDAERARVLAPLLRERGLAPAQVEYKLRRMVNDYLQPPKVTRKMEIGLQRFDGITEDIEEMKANHPHELMRAAEVRAIRDCAEMAARASLFRTESRWGLYHHRVDFPHRNDAEWFCHTWLRKDADGAMRSEKRPVEPYIVPLADDERGAYAHLRIREPAALAAAL; this comes from the coding sequence ATGAATACCCATGTGCACGAATACGACGTCGTCGTGGTCGGCGGCGGCACGGCCGGCCCGATGGCAGCGATCAAGGCGAAGGAGCGCGACCCGTCCTTGCGCGTGCTGCTGCTCGAGAAGGCCAACGTAAAGCGCAGCGGCGCGATCTCGATGGGCATGGATGGCCTGAACAACGCGGTGATCCCCGGACATGCGACGCCCGAGCAGTACACGCGCGAGATCACGGTCGCCAACGACGGCATCGTCGACCAGGAAGCCGTCCATGCGTATGCGCAGCACAGCTTCGCGACGATCGAGCAGCTCGACCGCTGGGGCGTGAAGTTCGAGAAGGACGGCACCGGCGACTACGCCGTGAAGAAGGTTCATCACATGGGTTCGTACGTGCTGCCGATGCCGGAAGGACACGACATCAAGAAAGTGCTGTACCGGCAGCTGAAGCGCGCGCGCATCGCGATCACGAACCGGATCGTCGCGACGCGCGTGCTGACCGACGCGCAGGGCCGCGCGAGCGGCGTGCTCGGCTTCGACTGCCGCACCGCGGATTTCCACGTGATCCGCGCGAAAGCCGTGATTCTCTGCTGCGGCGCGGCCGGCCGCCTCGGGCTGCCGGCGTCGGGCTACCTGATGGGCACGTACGAGAACCCGACCAACGCGGGCGACGGCTATGCGATGGCCTATCACGCGGGCGCCGCACTCGCGAATCTCGAATGCTTCCAGATCAATCCGCTGATCAAGGACTACAACGGCCCCGCGTGCGCCTACGTGACGGGTCCGCTCGGCGGCTTCACCGCGAACGGCAAGGGCGAACGCTTCATCGAATGCGATTACTGGAGCGGTCAGATGATGTGGGAGTTCTACCAGGAATTGCAAAGCGGCAACGGCCCCGTGTTCCTGAAACTCGACCATCTCGCGGAAGAAACGATCCGGACCATCGAGCAGATCCTGCATACGAACGAGCGGCCGAGCCGCGGCCGCTTCCACGCGGGGCGCGGGACCGACTACCGAAACCGGATGGTCGAGATGCACATCTCCGAGATCGGCTTCTGCAGCGGCCACAGCGCATCCGGCGTGTATGTGAACGCGCGCGCGGAAACGACCGTGCCGGGGCTCTACGCGGCTGGCGACATGGCGGCCGTCCCGCACAACTACATGCTCGGCGCGTTCACGTACGGCTGGTTCGCCGGACAGAACGCGGCCGACTACGTAGCCGGCCGCGACCATGCGCCGGTGGACGACGAACAGGTCGACGCCGAGCGCGCTCGCGTGCTTGCCCCGCTTTTGCGCGAGCGCGGCCTGGCGCCGGCGCAGGTCGAGTACAAGCTGCGCCGCATGGTGAACGACTACCTGCAACCGCCGAAGGTGACGCGCAAGATGGAGATCGGGCTGCAACGCTTTGACGGCATTACTGAGGATATCGAAGAGATGAAGGCGAACCATCCGCACGAACTGATGCGCGCGGCCGAAGTGCGCGCGATCCGGGACTGCGCGGAAATGGCCGCGCGCGCGTCGCTGTTCCGCACCGAGAGCCGCTGGGGGCTGTACCACCATCGCGTCGACTTTCCGCACCGCAACGACGCCGAATGGTTCTGCCATACATGGCTGCGCAAGGACGCCGACGGCGCGATGCGCAGCGAGAAGCGGCCGGTCGAGCCGTACATCGTGCCGCTTGCCGACGACGAGCGCGGCGCCTACGCGCATCTGCGCATCCGCGAACCGGCCGCGCTCGCGGCCGCCCTCTGA
- a CDS encoding ferredoxin family protein, with protein sequence MSHTPHDIFLRSSAPVTIDEALCIADKGCTVCVDVCPLDLLAIDVTKGKAYMQFDECWYCMPCERDCPTGAVKVDIPYLLR encoded by the coding sequence GTGTCCCATACCCCGCACGACATCTTCCTGCGCAGCAGCGCGCCCGTCACGATCGACGAGGCACTGTGCATCGCCGACAAGGGCTGCACCGTCTGCGTCGACGTGTGCCCGCTCGACCTGCTCGCGATCGACGTGACCAAGGGCAAGGCCTATATGCAGTTCGACGAATGCTGGTACTGCATGCCATGCGAGCGCGATTGCCCGACCGGCGCCGTCAAGGTCGACATCCCTTACCTGCTGCGCTGA
- a CDS encoding ABC transporter substrate-binding protein, producing MKRMLRMFRLLAASIAVAATGFAHAETIRIAIGTQDTTINCATGGLLIRELHLLDKYLPHTGKYQDVKYDVQWKDFTSGAPLTNEMVAGKLDFGAMADFPGALNGAAFRKAGRRSVFITVLDGSIDGSGNGIVVPSNSTVRGLADLKGKTISVPFASTAHGMLLRAIKAQGWNPDTDVNIVTQAPEVAGSALKANKIDAHADFVPFADLFPYRGIARKIYDGAQTHAPTFHGALVDADYARRYPEIVVAYLRAAIEANRLLAQNPEKYSLLIEKVTGIEAPVDYLYHGPLGIQTRDLTWKPEYRQAVATAIDTLKLLKKTDTAPDPATFVDDRYIRAAFKASGLDYDAALKHYGKQSLVANDASTGKPIRDFNDVAQVWLAGDEAVRHYASPAAAFAALGKLGPSAKVRAVFVHDHASGLKLFADQAWYVKDAHGVLTAFLLKSGADAYAQQVSGAVVDYAVAKTVTAQALAAR from the coding sequence ATGAAAAGAATGCTACGGATGTTCCGCCTGCTCGCCGCATCGATCGCGGTCGCGGCCACCGGTTTCGCGCATGCGGAGACGATCCGCATCGCGATCGGAACGCAGGATACGACGATCAATTGCGCGACCGGCGGCCTGCTGATCCGCGAACTGCATCTGCTCGACAAGTACCTGCCGCACACCGGCAAGTATCAGGACGTGAAGTACGACGTGCAGTGGAAGGATTTCACGTCCGGCGCGCCGCTGACCAACGAGATGGTCGCCGGCAAGCTCGACTTCGGCGCGATGGCCGATTTCCCCGGCGCGCTGAACGGCGCGGCGTTCCGCAAGGCCGGCCGCCGCAGCGTGTTCATCACCGTGCTGGACGGCAGCATCGACGGCAGCGGCAACGGGATCGTCGTGCCGTCGAATTCGACGGTGCGCGGGCTGGCCGACCTGAAGGGCAAGACGATCTCGGTGCCGTTCGCATCGACCGCGCACGGCATGCTGCTGCGCGCAATCAAGGCCCAGGGCTGGAACCCCGACACCGACGTGAACATCGTCACGCAGGCGCCCGAAGTGGCCGGCAGCGCGCTGAAGGCGAACAAGATCGACGCGCATGCGGACTTCGTGCCGTTCGCCGACCTGTTCCCGTACCGCGGCATCGCGCGCAAGATCTACGACGGCGCGCAGACCCACGCGCCGACCTTCCACGGTGCGCTCGTCGACGCGGATTACGCGCGGCGCTATCCGGAAATCGTGGTGGCCTATCTGCGCGCCGCGATCGAAGCGAACCGCTTGCTCGCGCAGAACCCGGAAAAGTACAGCCTGCTGATCGAGAAGGTCACCGGCATCGAGGCGCCGGTCGACTACCTGTATCACGGGCCGCTCGGCATCCAGACCCGCGACCTGACGTGGAAGCCCGAATACCGGCAAGCGGTCGCGACGGCCATCGATACGCTGAAGCTGCTGAAGAAGACCGACACCGCGCCCGACCCCGCGACGTTCGTCGACGATCGCTATATCCGTGCGGCGTTCAAGGCGTCCGGGCTCGACTACGACGCGGCGCTGAAACACTACGGCAAGCAGTCGCTCGTCGCGAACGATGCGTCGACCGGCAAGCCGATCCGCGACTTCAACGACGTCGCGCAGGTCTGGCTCGCCGGCGACGAAGCCGTGCGCCACTATGCCAGCCCCGCAGCCGCCTTTGCGGCGCTCGGCAAGCTCGGCCCGTCCGCGAAGGTGCGCGCGGTGTTCGTGCACGACCATGCCAGCGGCCTGAAGCTGTTCGCCGACCAGGCGTGGTACGTAAAGGACGCGCACGGCGTGCTCACCGCGTTCCTGCTGAAGTCGGGCGCCGACGCGTACGCGCAGCAGGTATCGGGCGCGGTGGTTGACTATGCGGTCGCGAAGACCGTCACCGCGCAGGCGCTCGCCGCGCGCTGA